GAAGTCTCCATGAATCAAAAAGCCTTTAAAGGGGGCTTTAAACCGCAAACCATGCGCATGCTGCCCGATAAGGAAATTCTCGAATCCCGGGTAGCCAGTGAATCCTACGAAATTCTCATCTACTACGCCTTCCTTGGTAATCAGATGCTATTTACGACCTGGGATGAGCTCAAAGAACAATGGCGGATCGCCGACTCCATTAAGGAGGTCTGGTCACAACTCGACCCCCCAAGCTTCCCTAACTATCCCGCCATGACCAAGGGCCCTGAAGCTGCCAAAGATCTCATCGAAAGCGACGGCCGCCGCTGGATCAACCCACAATACTAAGAAGAGAGAGTGCGACAAGCGCATCAAAGAGTAAGACCATTGGAAGAAAAAGACGTAAAAATTTTTAATGAGAATTTTTCGTCATTTTCTGAAATGGACGCTTGCTCTGCGCTTGGAGCAGGTTTGATAAGGGGTATCAAGATCGATAGAGCTACGCATACTATATCTGAAAAAAGAGGTTGCAATTAATCTTGCAGCCTCTTTTAAAATATTCATCTTTAGAAAGATTAGTCTCAAGGAATAGAAAAACTTCCTAAGTAAGTCTAAAACTATTCCTTATTGCCTTTTTCTATTAAATAATTTTTAGCGGCTTGATTCAATTCTGACACAATTTCTTGGCACTCTTCCTTTGAATAGGCATTGGCGCCTGAAGCCTTGGCATGTCCTCCCCCTTCATGGGCTTGGGCAATTTCATTAATAGTTGGCCCCTTACTGCGAATGCGACAGCGCATGGAGCCATCAGACTTTTCAACAAAAATTACCCAGGCCAGCACCCCTTGGATCGATCCCGGTGTTTGCACAATATTATGGGATTCCGCCTCGGTTACTCCCAATTCCTTTAAGACTTCTTGGCTAATAAAGACCGCATTAACCAAGCCATCTTCGCTTAATTTAAAGTTTTCTAGGACATAGCCTTTCAAGCGCGCTTGACCCATGGTTTCAGTTAAGGATGCCTGCATGCGTTCGCTAGCAGGGAAATCGTATTTACGTAATTCGGTGGCAATGGCCATGGTTTTTACTGAGGTATTATCATATAAAAAACGCCCAGTATCGCCTACGATGCCTAAGAAGAAATATTCTGCTCCCTGGTCAGTCATAGTAAAAGTCTCCGGATGACTCAAAAGAATATCCGCCCAAATTTCACTGGCCGCACTAGCCTCTGGCAGGACATAGTTGATATCCCCATAACTGTCATGGTTAGGGTGGTGGTCCACTTTAATCACCATTTTGGCTTTTTGATAACGTTGGTCATCAATACGTTCAGTGTTGGCCGTATCATTGATGATGACTAAGGCCTCAGAGTAAAGTTCGTCAGGGATAGCATCCATTTGACCAAAATTAGCCAAGGACGGCTCATCTTCCCCAGCAGCATAAATATTTTTCTCAGGATAAGTGGCTTCTAAGACAGCCTTGAGTCCCATTTGTGATCCCAAGGCATCTGGGTCTGGGTTGACATGGCGGTGGATAATTATCGTTTCATAGTCTTTAATGGCTTGAATGATATCACTAATCATAAGTTTTCACTCTTTCTATATGGTTTAATTACTGTCTAAATAAATTGACGGATATAATGGCTTGGGCAATATTTAATTGCTGGTAGTAGACTTTAATACTTATCTTACAATTTTGTCTACTGTGGTAAAGCATTTCAGGATAGATTTGAATGGATTTGTCGCAGTCAACAGCGGCAAAGTAATAGTAATTCATTGATTCAATAATAGCTAACTCCCCGATAGCGTCTTTTACATACCGGCAAGTTGCCACATTGATCAGGGTGGCTAGGAGACTCTCCGATAGGGTCCCCAGGTGGTTAGCAAAAGATCCATCACTTTGGAAGGTATAAAATAATTCCGACCGGTCACTGGCCGCACGTTTGAGCTTATCGTTTAATAGAATCTCTAAGCGATAATCTTTGTAGGCAGCGTTTTCGTTAAACTGCATGGTATAGAGGACATCTTGCCGGGACATAATCCCCACTAACTTCCCCTGGTCATCAACCACAGGGGCCATTTCTAAATTATCCCACAGCATGAGCTGAGTGATACTGGCCACACTCATTTTTAATTTAGCTACCAAGGGCGAAGGGGTCATGACTTCAACAATGGGGGTCTCTGCATTAGCATCGAGAATATCCTTAGCTGCAATGACTCCGACCACTTCATAGTTATGATTGAGGACAGGAAAACGCGTATGGTTACTCTCTTCATTCAACTGCCGGTAGCGGCTCACCTTGTCGTCCTGAAAGAGGAACTTGACCCGGTCTAAGGGGACATAAATATCTTCGACCAGGACAATATTTTGTTGAATTGCTCGCTCAACCAGGACCTTATTAATAATCTTAACCGTCGAATAAGAGTCAAAGCTCACGCCAAGCAAAGGAATTTGGCGTTGGTTAGCCAAGTCGACCATCCTTTGACTCGGGCTAAAGCCCCCAGAAATAATAACAGGAACATCGTGGGATAAGGCCAGTTCTTGAACATTGTCCCGGTTCCCCGTGATCATCAGGAGGTTGGGTTTCAAATAGCTAGCAATCGAAGAGACCTTCATAGCTCCAATAATAAAGTCACGGATCATATAGTCCAGTCCCTCTTCACCGCCAAAGACCTTAGCATTAGTCAAAGAGACGACTTCTCCTACTGACATAGCTTGGTATTTAGGACTTTCCGCCTCTTCAACCCGGACTGTCCCTACCCGGTCTATGGTTTGAACGAGGCCACGGTTCTCCGCCTCCTTAATCCCCCGATAGGCGGTCCCTTGGGACACGTCCAGGTTGCGTGCTAGACTCCTGACCGAAATGCTGTGGTCGACGGGAAGGTCTTTAATATATTGAATTACTTGTTCATGCTTAGTAGTCATTTTTCTTCCTCTTCGTTCACTAATACAAGGGTAGCCGAATATTTTCAAAATCCACGGTTAATAAATCACTCAAGGTTATACCTAGTAATCGAACCCCTTGACTAACATCACCATATTGTTCCCACAAGTCTTGGGCATGGAAATAAATATCATCATAAGAGTTAATCGGATCTTTCAAGGCTCGTTGGCGGGTGGTGGTTTCAAAATTGCCATAGCGGAATTTCAAAGTCACTGTTTGCCCTTGAATATTTTTGTCTTGCAAGCTACTGGCTACCTTTTGGGCGAGATGTCTTAAGACATCATTAACTTGATCATCATGGTAGAGAAAGGGATATAGGGTCGTTTCCGTGCCATTCGACTTACGACTAGTCCGTGCTTTAACGGGACGGTCATCCACTCCCCTAACCCGCTCATATAGGACAATACCCGCCTTACCGAAATAATTAATACAATCCTCTTGAGACAATTGCTTGAGATCTTTTCCCTTATAAATATTTAACTCATGCATTTTTTCACTGGTGCGCTTACCAATACCGTAAAACTTTTCAATAGGAAGCTCTTCTAAAAAGGCAAGCGCCCGTTTTGGAGTAATGATGGTCATGCCATGAGGTTTATGAAAATCAGAGGCTAATTTTGCGATAAATTTATTATAGGATACCCCAATACTACAGGTAAGGCCTAGTTTATGATAGATATCCTTTTGAATCCGCTCAGCCACGTCCATGGCATAGAGGAGTTGGTAGTGGTTGTTAGTCACATCCAGAAAAGCCTCGTCGATAGAGAGAGGTTCAATAATATCAGTATATTCACGGAAGACATCGCGGACCTCTTCACCGACTTTGCGGTAATAGTCCTTATTGCCCTTAACAAAGTAAGCCTGGGGGCATAAGCGGTAGGCTTCACTAGCACTCATGGCAGAATGCACGCCAAATTTTCGTGCTTCATAGCTCGCCGTTGCCACGACACCCTTACCACTGTTTTCTTTAGGATGCTGGGCTATGATGACCGGTTTACCCCGTAGGTGGGGATGGTCACGTTGTTCAATTGAAGCATAGAAGGCATCCATATCCACGTGAAGAATTTTTCTAGAAGGATCGATTTTAGGCTCCCTAAATTCTAAAACACCAATACGACGCATAAGTCACCTCCTCGTCTCCTTAATAAAATTATCATAGCATAAATTCGGTCCCTGCTTTCATGATGGCGCTCTTCCAAGCCAAAATAAAAAGGCTGAGCTCTCACCCAACCTGTTTAAGCATCACAATAGACTTTGGATATCAATGTGGTCTAATGAAGGAACATCATAGACCGTTGCCTCCAATTGCAAGTAATCAAAATATTGATTAATCGACAGTTGCTTAATGGCTTGCTTACGTTCCTGGTAAGAAGCTGGCAATTGGTGTTTCCAAGCAAAGTCAGTAAAATATTTTTCGATATCATGGCGACTGATTTTTGGATAACCCGCTCGTTTAAACTCACGCGCCTTCTTTTGACAAAGCGGCTGAATTAATAAACTTTGCCATTTGGATAAGCTATTGTTCGTCTTCTTCACAATTATTGCTCATCCTCATCCTTGATTAGGATCGTATCTTCATCGGTAGTCACCACATCAACCGTTTCATCATCATTACTGTCCGCTTGAACATCTTCTTCCTCAGTCGGAGTTTGACCAGTACCCGCTTGATGATTTTTAATTTGAGCCACACTCATACGTTCAAAAACTAGGAAAACACCCTCAACGTCGAGAGTTACGGTATTATTATCTTGGTCAATTTCAGAGACTACCCCGTGTAAACCTGAAACCATCACCACTTCGTCGCCAACAGTTAGGCTATCCATCATTTGTTGCTTTTGTTCTTGTTGCTTCTTGGCAGGACGAATCATTAAGAAATACATCATCGCACCAATAATCACAATATATAATAAAATACTTACCATAATTTATAAACCTCCATCTATTTATTGACTCAATTATACTAAAAATTCTTAGGATTTTTCTTATTAAGGCCATAGCGTTCAAAGAAATCTGCCTTGAAATCAAGCAAGTTATCGTCACGAATGGCTTGACGAACATTGGCCATGAGATCGGTCAAGAAGTGCAAGTTATGAATACTGGTCAACCGCGCCCCTAGGATCTCATTAGTGTGTATCAAGTGTCTGATATAGGCCCGAGTATAATTTTGACAGGTATAACAAGAACACGCTTCATCTAAGGGTCTAAAATCACGTTTAAAGGTGGCGTTCTTTACCACTAAGCGGCCCTGACTGGTCATACAGGTCCCATTACGGGCAATCCGGGTCGCAAGGACACAGTCAAACATATCTATCCCACGAATGGCTCCTTCAATCAAAGCATCTGGACTGCCCACTCCCATCAGGTAACGGGGTTTATGACTAGGCATAACTGGTGTCAGGTAGTCAAGGACTGCATACATTTCGTCCTTAGACTCTCCTACTGATAAACCACCAATAGAATAACCCGGAAAATCGAGATTAATTAAATCCTGGGCATGTATGGTGACCCCAATAAGTTGGACTTTATATATAGTGAGTTGGCCTTTGGCCAGCTCTTTTTTGTTGCTTACAGTTCTTGCTTATTTCTTGCCGACACATTTACTCAGAAATTTAAACTTGTCAAGAGGAAGAGCGTAGCGGCTCTTGATAAGTTTAAAGTTTATGTGTAATCATTAAGCGGCGAAAGAAGCGTGATGAAGACGAAATTCTATAGGACTCCTAAAATCTAATTTTTCTTTGATTCTTTCACCATTGTAATAGATTATAAAATCTTCAATCGCTTGTGCTAATTCTTCAAAGGAATGATAAGTCCGACCATAGTAGACTTCTTGTTTTAGTAGACTAAAGAAATTCTCCATTGGCGAATTATCTAAGCAATTTCCTTTACGAGACATACTTTGAAAAATTCGGTGATCCTTCAAGAGCCGGGTGTAACTTTTCATTTGATAGGCCCAGCCCTGATCAGAATGAAAGGTTCTTCTGTATGGACATAATTTACTTGCTTCAATGGCAGCTTGTAGCCCCTCCAACATGCTTTGTCCATTAGGCTGATGTGTTATCTTAAAAGAAATAATTTCTCGATTAAATAGATCCATGTAAGGATCTAAATAGAGTTTTCCAGTTTGATAATTCCCAGAATCATCGGCATAGTAGTATTTAAATTCTGTTGTGTCTGTTGTTATTTTTTGATAAGGAATGGTCGAATCAAACCGCCGGTTGATACGATTTGGCGCTATCTCTCCAATCGTTCCTTTGTAGGAATTATATTTTCTTGTCTTTCTAGTATAGCTAGTGACCTGTATCCCCATAATTTTCATTAGGCGTTGAACTTTGTTTTTACTGACCTTATAACCACGGGAAAGCAGTTCAGCTCGCATTCTTCGATAACCATAATCCTTATGGGTTTCTCTGATGTCTTTCATTTCCTCTTTTAAATCGGCATCCTTATCAATTTCCTCATCTTTATTTTTCCAATAAAAGTAGGTCGATTTAGGAAACTTTAAAACGCTAAGAATATCTTTTAAAGCATATTTTTCATCATGGAGACGTGTGATTTCGGTCACTATTTCTTCTTTTCTCGCTTGACTCTTTGAGCCACACGTCTCCTCAATCCTTTTAAAAATTTGTTCTCAATTTCTAAATCCGTAATCCGTTGTTCAAGTTCCTTTATTTTTGCTTCACTTAACTGATTGGTTTCGCTGCTATCCTTTATTTGATTGATTTGTGATTTCTTTTTAGACACTTTAGGTGGCCTTCCTTTCCTCGCGGAAAGGCCATCAAGTCCTCTTTCATGATAAGCTCTTCGCCAATTAGCGATTAGACTTGGATTATTCATGTTTAATGAATTGGCCAATTCGCGATAACTCATTTCCGTACTTTCATACAATTCTATCGCATTTAATTTGAATTCAACAGTATAAACCTGTTGAGTCCGCCTTTTCTTTAAACCATCTACACCAAATTCATAATAGTTATTAACCCACCTTCGTAAAATAGAAGGATCTATTCCTGCTTTATTAGCTAAGGTTCGATAACTTCCTTTTTTCGCAATATAGTCTCCTACTAAATTCAGTTTAAATTCTAATGAATATTTAGACATAAAAATAACCCCCAAAAGTTGAATTCTTAGTCCAACTTTTGGGGGTCACTACAATGCTGGAGTCTTAAGTCCTTATAGCCACCCCCCTGGATAATTCCAAATAGGGCTTGGTCTCCCGGACGCTGGTGGGCCGCTAAGCCCCGTTCAGCCCAGCGGGTCGTACGATTAATACTATTCTTCATATAATCATAAGAAGCATCAAATGGCGGACATTCGTCCAAACTCATAATAATGTCTGCCCCTAAGTTATTTTCAATGGAAATCGCTTTTTCAGGACTTAAGAAAAGCCGGTGGCCGTTCAGGTGACTTCTAAAATAGACCCCTTCCTCCTCCAGGCGGCGGATCTTAGTTAGCGAGAAGACCTGAAAACCGCCGGAATCAGTCAAGATAGGACGGTCCCAATTCATAAATTGGTGTAGACCGCCAGCTTCTTTAACGATATCATCTCCCGGGCGTAACCACAAATGGTAGGTATTGGAAAGAATGATTTCTGCTCCCAAGCCCTTCAACTCTTCAGGAGACAGTCCCTTGACTGTGGCTAGGGTTCCGACTGGCATGAAAATAGGTGTTTCAAATGACCCATGCGGCGTGGTCACCCGCCCTAAGCGAGCACCCGTGTGCTTTTCCGTTTTGATTAATTCATAAGTAAGTGCTGGCATTTCCTACACCTTTCTAGCTAAGAAAAATAATGAACAAGACTATTTTAGCAAAGATTTCAGCATTTAACTAGGACTAGGCCAGTGAAAAAGAAAATTGTCTTTACTAGCTAGTCGTTAATAAAAGGGGCTGCGACTCTGGTCACAGCCCCTTACATACTTCCTTATATTAATTGCTATTCATTTACTTAAGCTTCTTTGATTTTTTCAAAACTGGCCCGGTCTTGAGCCTTGTCATAGTCCACTTCAACCTCTTGGCCTGCAGCGACATCTCCGGCGATAATAGCGCGAGCCAATGGCGTTTCCACTTCATTGGTGATAAAGCGACGGAGTGGCCGAGCACCAAATTCAGGTTCATAGGCCGTCTCAGCAATCCAATCAATTAATTCATCACTAAAGTGCAATTGAATGTGTTGGTCTTTGAGACGTTTATTGAGTCCGGCCAGCATCTTGGCAACAATCCCATGCATATTGTCTTGTGACAATGGCGTAAAGAGGATAATATCGTCAATCCGGTTAAGAAATTCAGGTTTGAAATAGCCATAGAGACGTTCTTTAACCTTGTCTCGAGCCTCAGTAGATATTTCTGAAGTATTCCCATCTTTAGCATCTTCTAAGAGTAAGTCAGATCCGATGTTACTGGTCATGATAATGATGGTATTCTTAAAGTCCACTGTCCGGCCTTGGCCATCTGTCAAACGACCATCAT
This genomic window from Aerococcus sp. Group 1 contains:
- a CDS encoding bifunctional oligoribonuclease/PAP phosphatase NrnA, which produces MISDIIQAIKDYETIIIHRHVNPDPDALGSQMGLKAVLEATYPEKNIYAAGEDEPSLANFGQMDAIPDELYSEALVIINDTANTERIDDQRYQKAKMVIKVDHHPNHDSYGDINYVLPEASAASEIWADILLSHPETFTMTDQGAEYFFLGIVGDTGRFLYDNTSVKTMAIATELRKYDFPASERMQASLTETMGQARLKGYVLENFKLSEDGLVNAVFISQEVLKELGVTEAESHNIVQTPGSIQGVLAWVIFVEKSDGSMRCRIRSKGPTINEIAQAHEGGGHAKASGANAYSKEECQEIVSELNQAAKNYLIEKGNKE
- a CDS encoding DRTGG domain-containing protein; translation: MTTKHEQVIQYIKDLPVDHSISVRSLARNLDVSQGTAYRGIKEAENRGLVQTIDRVGTVRVEEAESPKYQAMSVGEVVSLTNAKVFGGEEGLDYMIRDFIIGAMKVSSIASYLKPNLLMITGNRDNVQELALSHDVPVIISGGFSPSQRMVDLANQRQIPLLGVSFDSYSTVKIINKVLVERAIQQNIVLVEDIYVPLDRVKFLFQDDKVSRYRQLNEESNHTRFPVLNHNYEVVGVIAAKDILDANAETPIVEVMTPSPLVAKLKMSVASITQLMLWDNLEMAPVVDDQGKLVGIMSRQDVLYTMQFNENAAYKDYRLEILLNDKLKRAASDRSELFYTFQSDGSFANHLGTLSESLLATLINVATCRYVKDAIGELAIIESMNYYYFAAVDCDKSIQIYPEMLYHSRQNCKISIKVYYQQLNIAQAIISVNLFRQ
- the dinB gene encoding DNA polymerase IV — protein: MRRIGVLEFREPKIDPSRKILHVDMDAFYASIEQRDHPHLRGKPVIIAQHPKENSGKGVVATASYEARKFGVHSAMSASEAYRLCPQAYFVKGNKDYYRKVGEEVRDVFREYTDIIEPLSIDEAFLDVTNNHYQLLYAMDVAERIQKDIYHKLGLTCSIGVSYNKFIAKLASDFHKPHGMTIITPKRALAFLEELPIEKFYGIGKRTSEKMHELNIYKGKDLKQLSQEDCINYFGKAGIVLYERVRGVDDRPVKARTSRKSNGTETTLYPFLYHDDQVNDVLRHLAQKVASSLQDKNIQGQTVTLKFRYGNFETTTRQRALKDPINSYDDIYFHAQDLWEQYGDVSQGVRLLGITLSDLLTVDFENIRLPLY
- a CDS encoding post-transcriptional regulator; translation: MKKTNNSLSKWQSLLIQPLCQKKAREFKRAGYPKISRHDIEKYFTDFAWKHQLPASYQERKQAIKQLSINQYFDYLQLEATVYDVPSLDHIDIQSLL
- the yajC gene encoding preprotein translocase subunit YajC; amino-acid sequence: MVSILLYIVIIGAMMYFLMIRPAKKQQEQKQQMMDSLTVGDEVVMVSGLHGVVSEIDQDNNTVTLDVEGVFLVFERMSVAQIKNHQAGTGQTPTEEEDVQADSNDDETVDVVTTDEDTILIKDEDEQ
- a CDS encoding IS3 family transposase (programmed frameshift) gives rise to the protein MSKYSLEFKLNLVGDYIAKKGSYRTLANKAGIDPSILRRWVNNYYEFGVDGLKKRRTQQVYTVEFKLNAIELYESTEMSYRELANSLNMNNPSLIANWRRAYHERGLDGLSARKGRPPKVSKKKSQINQIKDSSETNQLSEAKIKELEQRITDLEIENKFLKGLRRRVAQKSQARKEEIVTEITRLHDEKYALKDILSVLKFPKSTYFYWKNKDEEIDKDADLKEEMKDIRETHKDYGYRRMRAELLSRGYKVSKNKVQRLMKIMGIQVTSYTRKTRKYNSYKGTIGEIAPNRINRRFDSTIPYQKITTDTTEFKYYYADDSGNYQTGKLYLDPYMDLFNREIISFKITHQPNGQSMLEGLQAAIEASKLCPYRRTFHSDQGWAYQMKSYTRLLKDHRIFQSMSRKGNCLDNSPMENFFSLLKQEVYYGRTYHSFEELAQAIEDFIIYYNGERIKEKLDFRSPIEFRLHHASFAA